In Panacibacter ginsenosidivorans, the following proteins share a genomic window:
- a CDS encoding cryptochrome/photolyase family protein — protein MIAAIVFPHQLFKQHPALDKANKVYLVEEWLFFKQYKFHKQKIVLHRASMQFYRSWLEENGYIVEYIESTNAHAEVRKLIAHLSKQGVTEIHNADVVDDWLRKRFQHACKKHAIETVEHETPMFLNTLNGVSKFFENRKTYFQTDFYIKQRKQRNILIEANNQPAGGKWSFDAENRLKFPKNEKLPAYNFPKENKYVKEARSYVVKYFSHHYGLADAPFNTVNSFYPVTFTEAEKWLHGFLLERLPNFGKYEDAMVANQSILYHSVLSPLLNIGLITPQQVIDETLKIYQRQKLPLNSVEGFIRQIIGWRDFIRIVYEREGRKQRTTNYWGFTRKIPASFWKGETGIVPVDNVINHVLQNAYSHHIERLMVLGNFMLLCEFDPNDVYKWFMEMYIDAYDWVMVPNVYGMTQFADGGLITTKPYISGSNYILKMSDYKNAKAVNEHTWQEIWDGLFWRFMHVHSNYFQSNPRIGMLLKTFQKMPAEKRNQHLQVAEDFLQLLDARNK, from the coding sequence GTGATCGCAGCAATAGTATTTCCGCACCAGTTATTCAAACAGCATCCGGCGTTGGACAAAGCAAACAAAGTTTACCTGGTTGAAGAATGGCTTTTTTTTAAACAATACAAATTTCATAAACAAAAGATTGTGTTGCACAGGGCAAGCATGCAATTCTACAGATCATGGCTAGAAGAAAATGGATATATAGTTGAATACATAGAGAGTACAAATGCACACGCAGAAGTAAGAAAACTTATTGCACATCTTTCAAAACAGGGAGTAACAGAAATTCATAATGCAGATGTGGTTGATGACTGGTTAAGAAAAAGATTTCAACATGCATGTAAGAAACATGCAATAGAAACCGTGGAACATGAAACACCCATGTTTCTCAATACGCTTAACGGCGTAAGTAAGTTCTTTGAAAACAGGAAAACATATTTTCAAACAGATTTTTATATTAAGCAACGCAAACAACGAAACATTTTGATTGAAGCAAACAATCAGCCTGCTGGCGGTAAGTGGAGTTTTGATGCAGAGAATCGTTTAAAGTTCCCAAAAAATGAAAAGCTTCCTGCATACAATTTTCCAAAAGAAAACAAGTATGTAAAAGAGGCGAGAAGTTATGTTGTAAAATATTTCAGTCACCATTATGGCTTAGCGGATGCACCTTTTAATACGGTAAACAGTTTTTATCCTGTAACATTTACAGAGGCTGAAAAATGGTTGCACGGTTTTTTGTTAGAGCGTTTACCAAACTTTGGAAAGTATGAAGATGCGATGGTTGCAAACCAAAGTATTTTATACCACAGTGTGCTTTCGCCGTTGTTAAATATTGGCTTGATCACTCCACAGCAGGTAATAGATGAAACATTGAAAATTTATCAGCGGCAAAAGTTACCGTTGAATTCTGTGGAAGGTTTTATAAGGCAAATTATTGGCTGGCGCGACTTTATACGCATCGTGTATGAACGCGAAGGAAGAAAACAACGCACCACAAATTATTGGGGCTTTACAAGAAAAATTCCTGCATCATTCTGGAAAGGTGAAACAGGTATTGTGCCGGTTGATAATGTTATAAATCATGTGTTGCAAAATGCGTACTCACATCATATAGAGCGATTGATGGTGCTCGGAAATTTTATGCTGCTCTGTGAGTTTGACCCAAATGATGTTTACAAGTGGTTCATGGAAATGTACATTGATGCATACGATTGGGTGATGGTGCCAAATGTGTATGGAATGACGCAGTTCGCAGATGGCGGTCTTATAACCACAAAGCCTTACATCAGCGGAAGCAATTACATTTTAAAAATGAGCGACTATAAAAATGCAAAAGCTGTCAACGAGCATACATGGCAGGAAATATGGGATGGTTTATTCTGGCGTTTCATGCATGTGCACAGCAATTATTTTCAAAGCAATCCGCGCATTGGCATGCTGTTAAAGACCTTCCAAAAAATGCCCGCAGAAAAGCGCAATCAACATCTGCAGGTTGCAGAAGATTTTTTGCAACTGCTGGATGCCCGGAATAAATAA
- a CDS encoding YqgE/AlgH family protein: MQLQIYTSVVKMHKFGVNVYQLFNANDCLNSYFDLSIKILNCTMVEIETGTILIADPFLKDPNFKRTVVFLCDHEPAGSFGFVINRKHNTILSDLLPDLSGCDFPVYYGGPVQMDALHFLHQRPDIISDGIEVANGIFWGGNFETVSVLLQNNTLKQNHIRFFIGYSGWGEGQLQDELKEKSWLTTKGNKKLVFHRDENLIWQDAIKQIGGDYEQIIHYPIDPTLN, translated from the coding sequence ATGCAGTTACAAATATATACATCCGTAGTAAAGATGCACAAGTTTGGCGTTAATGTTTACCAGCTTTTTAACGCCAATGATTGTTTAAACAGCTATTTTGATTTATCAATAAAAATACTAAATTGTACTATGGTTGAAATTGAAACAGGCACCATACTTATTGCTGATCCTTTTTTGAAAGATCCCAATTTCAAACGTACCGTTGTGTTTTTATGCGATCATGAACCTGCCGGCAGTTTTGGTTTTGTAATTAACCGTAAGCATAATACCATCCTCAGCGATTTGCTTCCTGATCTTTCCGGCTGCGATTTTCCGGTGTATTATGGCGGCCCTGTGCAAATGGATGCACTGCATTTTTTACACCAGCGCCCCGATATTATCAGCGATGGCATTGAAGTTGCCAATGGCATTTTCTGGGGTGGTAATTTTGAAACCGTAAGCGTATTATTACAAAACAATACGCTTAAACAAAATCATATTCGCTTCTTTATCGGCTATAGTGGCTGGGGCGAAGGGCAATTACAGGATGAACTAAAAGAAAAAAGCTGGCTCACCACAAAAGGAAATAAAAAACTGGTTTTCCACCGCGACGAAAATCTTATCTGGCAGGATGCCATCAAACAAATTGGTGGCGATTATGAGCAGATTATACATTATCCCATTGATCCTACATTGAATTAA
- a CDS encoding ThuA domain-containing protein, producing the protein MKKFLPLIALATIVILATSCSNKRSGNPRVLVFSKTAGFRHGSIPNGQAAIMKLGQENGFDVDTTEDADMFNEDSLKKYAAVIFLSTTGNVLDYKQEAAFERYIQAGGGYMGIHAAADCEYDWGWYGRLVGAYFISHPGINDTFPNVQQGVFNVVDQSMEATKNLPKEWKRTDEFYNFKKISKDIKVLITIDEKSYHGGINGENHPMSWYHDYDGGRAFYTNLGHTQESFSEDLYLKHILGGIQYAIGDNAELDYSKAKTQLPPAEDRFTKTPLVQGEFFEPTEMTILPNFDILVGQRRGEIMLYKNDTKKLKQAGYLKVYWKTDKPGVNAEEGLLGMQKDPHFAQNNWVYIYYSPADSSVNRLSRFTFKNDTIDNATEKVILEVKSQRDICCHTGGSIAFGPDGLLYLSAGDNSTPFDEPGARFVNSGYGPMNDEPGHMQYDARRSSSNTNDLRGKILRIRVKDDGSYEIPDGNLFPKGTEKTRPEIYVMGDRNPYRISVDQKNSYLYWGEVGPDANNDSFDTRGPRGYDELNQARKAGYFGWPLFVGNNYPYRAYNYATGASGPAFDPLKPINDSRNNTGLRELPPVSPAFIWYPYGNSPDFPQVGSGGRNAMAGPVYYTDMFPDSTRMPDYYNGKLFMYDWIRGWIKAVTMLPNGDFDKMEPFMEHIKLNNCIDMEVGPDGRLYLLEYGTGWFSKNPDAGLSRIDYNGGNRAPKVTAINVDKTSGVLPFAVKLKVNAMDPEKDKLTYKWDLGNGTTKETTEPSLDYSYTAAGDFKITVDVKDATGAVTKSDAVDVYAGNEAPQVSIALTSGNRSFYLPGVPINYKITVSDPHDTAKFDPANLFVSVDYAQGFDKAASTMGHQQGAATVSGKNLMLSFDCKSCHKEAETSVGPAFVLVAKKYAKDPNAMSYLTNKIMKGGSGVWGEVAMAAHPTIPQNDLQQIVTWILSLANKDAAKKSLPAEGTITPVANQKPNTVLVLSASYTDKGGNNIKALTGSNSIALAGSTVAFKGTEKTQGFTTMAYNGMNIMLIPAGGGWFAVDSIDLSGVRSVTLTAGWQEAPKFGFDFEVRLDAPAGKVIGTGSLLPPQGKVQFGMVHIGVEAVTDGKFHTVYITCKPKNAAEKAQAGIMNMQFGAK; encoded by the coding sequence ATGAAAAAATTTCTTCCATTAATTGCACTGGCAACAATTGTGATACTGGCTACATCGTGTAGTAACAAAAGGAGCGGCAACCCACGCGTATTAGTATTTTCGAAAACAGCAGGTTTTCGGCACGGCTCCATACCAAATGGCCAGGCAGCTATTATGAAACTGGGCCAGGAAAATGGCTTTGATGTAGATACTACAGAAGACGCTGATATGTTCAATGAAGACTCATTGAAAAAATATGCTGCCGTTATTTTTCTAAGCACCACAGGCAATGTACTTGACTACAAACAGGAAGCCGCATTTGAAAGATATATTCAGGCTGGCGGAGGTTATATGGGTATTCATGCAGCCGCAGATTGTGAATATGACTGGGGCTGGTACGGCAGATTGGTTGGTGCATATTTTATAAGTCATCCCGGTATCAACGATACTTTTCCTAATGTTCAGCAAGGTGTATTTAATGTAGTTGATCAAAGTATGGAAGCCACAAAAAATCTTCCTAAAGAATGGAAACGCACGGATGAATTCTACAACTTTAAAAAGATAAGTAAAGACATCAAAGTGCTGATAACAATAGATGAAAAATCATATCATGGTGGCATAAACGGTGAAAATCATCCAATGTCGTGGTATCATGATTATGATGGCGGAAGAGCTTTTTATACCAACTTAGGTCACACACAGGAATCCTTTTCTGAAGACTTATACCTGAAACATATTTTAGGCGGTATTCAATATGCTATTGGCGATAATGCTGAGCTTGATTATTCAAAAGCGAAAACACAACTGCCTCCGGCTGAGGATCGCTTTACCAAAACACCATTGGTGCAGGGAGAATTTTTTGAACCAACAGAAATGACCATACTGCCCAACTTTGATATACTTGTTGGTCAGCGTCGTGGTGAGATCATGTTGTATAAAAATGATACAAAGAAATTAAAACAGGCAGGTTATTTAAAAGTGTACTGGAAAACTGATAAGCCGGGTGTCAATGCAGAAGAAGGTTTATTGGGTATGCAAAAAGACCCTCACTTTGCGCAAAATAACTGGGTTTATATATACTATAGCCCCGCCGATAGTTCTGTAAATCGTCTCTCAAGATTTACATTTAAAAATGATACCATTGATAATGCAACAGAGAAAGTAATTCTTGAAGTAAAATCACAAAGAGATATTTGCTGCCATACCGGCGGTTCAATTGCATTTGGTCCCGATGGATTGCTTTATCTTTCAGCAGGTGACAACTCCACTCCTTTTGATGAACCCGGAGCACGTTTTGTAAACAGTGGCTACGGCCCGATGAATGATGAGCCCGGCCACATGCAATATGATGCAAGAAGAAGCTCCAGCAACACCAATGATCTGCGTGGGAAAATCTTACGCATCCGCGTAAAAGATGACGGCAGTTATGAAATACCTGATGGCAATTTATTTCCCAAAGGCACAGAAAAAACAAGACCTGAAATTTATGTAATGGGAGACAGGAATCCATATCGTATTTCTGTTGATCAGAAGAACAGTTACCTCTATTGGGGTGAAGTTGGCCCTGATGCAAACAATGACAGCTTCGATACACGCGGCCCACGCGGTTATGACGAATTGAACCAGGCACGCAAAGCCGGTTATTTTGGATGGCCGCTTTTTGTGGGTAATAATTATCCTTATCGTGCCTATAATTATGCTACAGGTGCCAGTGGCCCAGCATTCGATCCCCTGAAGCCAATTAATGATTCAAGAAATAATACAGGTCTTAGAGAATTACCACCTGTATCACCAGCTTTTATCTGGTATCCTTATGGAAATTCTCCTGATTTTCCACAAGTGGGCAGCGGCGGCCGCAATGCAATGGCCGGACCGGTTTATTATACTGATATGTTTCCTGATTCTACAAGAATGCCGGATTATTACAATGGCAAACTATTTATGTATGACTGGATACGTGGTTGGATAAAAGCGGTAACAATGTTACCCAATGGTGACTTCGATAAGATGGAACCATTTATGGAACATATCAAACTAAACAATTGCATTGATATGGAAGTTGGTCCGGATGGAAGATTGTATTTATTGGAATATGGCACAGGTTGGTTCAGCAAAAACCCGGATGCTGGCTTATCACGTATTGACTATAATGGTGGCAACCGTGCACCGAAAGTAACAGCTATTAATGTTGATAAAACTTCAGGCGTGCTACCATTTGCAGTTAAGCTGAAAGTTAATGCAATGGATCCTGAAAAAGATAAACTTACTTATAAATGGGATCTTGGTAATGGCACCACAAAAGAAACAACAGAGCCTTCTTTGGATTACAGTTATACAGCAGCCGGTGATTTTAAAATCACTGTTGATGTAAAAGATGCTACGGGTGCTGTTACCAAAAGTGATGCAGTAGATGTTTATGCAGGTAATGAAGCTCCGCAGGTAAGTATAGCATTAACATCAGGTAACAGATCATTCTACTTGCCCGGTGTGCCGATCAACTATAAGATCACTGTATCCGATCCGCATGATACTGCAAAGTTCGATCCTGCAAATCTTTTTGTGTCCGTCGACTACGCACAAGGTTTTGATAAAGCAGCATCCACAATGGGTCACCAGCAAGGCGCCGCAACAGTAAGTGGTAAAAATCTTATGCTTTCTTTCGATTGTAAGAGTTGCCACAAAGAAGCTGAAACCTCTGTCGGTCCTGCATTTGTTCTGGTTGCCAAAAAATATGCTAAGGATCCAAATGCCATGAGTTACCTCACCAATAAAATTATGAAAGGTGGTTCTGGCGTATGGGGTGAAGTTGCAATGGCAGCACATCCAACAATTCCGCAAAATGATTTGCAGCAAATCGTAACATGGATCTTATCACTGGCTAATAAAGATGCAGCAAAAAAATCTTTACCTGCCGAAGGAACAATCACACCTGTTGCCAACCAGAAGCCTAATACAGTACTTGTTTTATCTGCGAGTTACACTGATAAAGGTGGCAACAATATCAAAGCCCTTACAGGCAGTAACAGTATTGCATTAGCAGGAAGCACAGTCGCATTCAAGGGTACTGAAAAAACACAGGGCTTTACCACCATGGCATATAATGGCATGAACATTATGCTTATTCCAGCAGGTGGTGGTTGGTTTGCTGTTGACAGTATTGATCTCAGCGGCGTAAGAAGTGTAACACTAACTGCAGGCTGGCAGGAAGCACCGAAATTTGGTTTCGATTTTGAAGTAAGGCTCGATGCACCTGCTGGTAAAGTAATTGGTACCGGAAGTCTTTTACCACCACAGGGTAAGGTACAGTTTGGTATGGTGCATATCGGTGTCGAAGCCGTAACAGATGGTAAGTTCCACACAGTATACATCACATGCAAACCAAAAAATGCTGCAGAAAAAGCGCAGGCAGGTATTATGAACATGCAATTTGGTGCAAAATAA
- a CDS encoding rhodanese-like domain-containing protein: MQTTTVEALKARLDNGEVVNLLDVREDHERADFNIGGTHIPLGKIQAMQLDDIEDWKDQEVIVYCRSGNRSGMASLFLEQAGFKNPVNLTGGMLAWQEKFGK, translated from the coding sequence ATGCAAACAACAACTGTCGAAGCATTAAAAGCCCGTTTAGATAATGGCGAAGTTGTAAACCTGCTTGATGTACGCGAAGATCATGAAAGAGCAGATTTTAATATTGGCGGCACACATATACCGCTTGGCAAAATACAAGCTATGCAGCTGGATGATATTGAAGACTGGAAAGATCAGGAAGTTATCGTTTATTGCCGCAGTGGCAACCGCAGTGGAATGGCCAGTTTATTTTTAGAGCAGGCAGGTTTTAAAAATCCGGTTAATCTTACAGGTGGCATGCTTGCCTGGCAGGAAAAATTTGGAAAATAA
- a CDS encoding ribonuclease H-like YkuK family protein: protein MGAITMEQQQWRRLDGRRIKLPIEEEVRQMLMKEKELGYHLKVCIGTDSQRKGKEIEFATVIVFIRKGKGGFMYIHNETTKRKMAIKERMLEEVARSIDIAFRLCDLFIAFNIDMEVHADINTNPNFKSNDALKEAMGYIMGMGFVFKAKPYAFASSSCANKIVQ, encoded by the coding sequence ATGGGGGCAATAACAATGGAACAGCAACAATGGAGAAGGCTTGATGGAAGAAGGATCAAACTACCAATCGAAGAAGAAGTAAGACAGATGTTGATGAAAGAAAAAGAATTGGGATATCATTTGAAAGTTTGCATCGGTACCGATAGCCAACGCAAAGGAAAAGAGATTGAATTTGCTACGGTGATCGTTTTCATCCGCAAAGGCAAAGGTGGTTTCATGTACATACACAACGAAACAACCAAAAGAAAAATGGCGATAAAAGAAAGAATGCTGGAAGAAGTTGCCAGGAGCATTGACATTGCTTTCAGGTTGTGTGATCTGTTCATTGCATTCAATATCGATATGGAAGTGCATGCGGATATCAACACCAATCCAAACTTTAAAAGTAATGATGCTTTGAAAGAAGCGATGGGCTACATTATGGGGATGGGTTTTGTTTTCAAAGCAAAACCATATGCATTTGCAAGCTCAAGCTGTGCGAATAAGATAGTGCAATAA
- a CDS encoding sensor histidine kinase, giving the protein MKKIFPIIVVLIALSIVGLIVIQVQWVSNLLVVQGERFLYKVDKAGVSVSEQIGQQTLAGRVMRLPHRRDLNFMPNDLSFGITRMPTIAERYSEQDIDSALRREFDKEELKNFRFEFAITSNATDFRAVELQSTNFFKELMDTVHNRREEIAIVPESGSDMEGLMAYEHLILIVPDFKTQVWHSITWVIVGAALFNIIIIAAFYLAVKTILNQRKLNAIKSDFINNMTHELKTPLATISLATDAMKNEKVLADRSKLEYFSSIIKDENKRMSKHVETILQAGLMDRQDIRMNIKPVHVHMLLQKVLDTFNLQFQEKGAATTLLLNAKDDLINADEAHFTNLISNLIDNAIKYSKEKDPLQLKITTHSSAKFFVMQVEDNGIGMSKETTKRIFEKFYRAHTGNIHNVKGFGLGMSYVKTIVDVHKGRVRVDSTLGKGSTFTIEMPLAKA; this is encoded by the coding sequence ATGAAGAAAATCTTCCCCATTATTGTTGTATTGATTGCGTTGTCTATTGTTGGCCTTATTGTTATACAGGTACAATGGGTGTCGAACTTATTAGTAGTACAAGGCGAACGTTTTTTATATAAAGTTGATAAGGCCGGTGTTTCCGTTTCTGAACAGATCGGTCAGCAGACACTTGCAGGAAGGGTGATGCGTTTGCCGCACCGGAGAGACCTGAACTTTATGCCAAATGATCTTTCCTTTGGCATAACACGAATGCCTACGATTGCCGAAAGATATTCTGAGCAGGATATAGATTCTGCATTGCGCCGCGAATTTGATAAAGAAGAATTGAAAAATTTTCGTTTTGAATTTGCCATCACCTCTAATGCAACAGATTTTCGTGCAGTAGAATTGCAGTCAACAAATTTCTTCAAAGAACTGATGGATACTGTGCATAACCGGCGTGAAGAAATAGCTATAGTACCGGAAAGTGGTTCAGACATGGAAGGTCTTATGGCTTACGAACACCTGATACTTATAGTGCCGGATTTTAAAACGCAGGTATGGCATTCTATTACCTGGGTAATTGTGGGTGCGGCATTGTTTAATATTATTATTATAGCGGCATTTTATCTTGCCGTTAAAACTATATTGAATCAGCGCAAACTAAATGCGATCAAAAGTGATTTTATTAATAATATGACGCATGAGTTAAAGACTCCGTTAGCTACTATATCGCTTGCTACTGATGCTATGAAAAACGAAAAAGTACTGGCAGACAGAAGTAAACTTGAGTACTTCAGCAGCATTATTAAGGATGAAAACAAACGCATGAGTAAACATGTGGAAACCATATTGCAGGCGGGGCTCATGGACAGGCAGGATATACGCATGAATATTAAACCTGTACATGTGCATATGTTGTTGCAGAAAGTATTGGATACCTTCAATCTTCAGTTTCAGGAGAAGGGTGCTGCAACTACACTTTTGCTGAATGCAAAGGATGATCTTATCAATGCAGATGAAGCGCATTTTACCAATCTTATTTCCAACCTTATAGATAATGCTATAAAATATTCTAAAGAGAAAGATCCGCTCCAGTTAAAAATTACCACGCATTCTTCAGCAAAATTTTTTGTAATGCAGGTTGAAGATAATGGCATTGGCATGAGCAAAGAAACTACCAAACGCATCTTCGAAAAATTCTACCGTGCACACACCGGAAACATACATAATGTAAAAGGTTTTGGCCTTGGTATGAGTTATGTAAAAACTATTGTAGATGTGCATAAGGGCCGTGTAAGGGTTGATAGCACCTTAGGTAAAGGCAGCACGTTTACCATTGAAATGCCATTGGCAAAAGCATAG
- a CDS encoding S-adenosylmethionine:tRNA ribosyltransferase-isomerase, whose amino-acid sequence MHPKRLFIKDFLYKLPEERIAKYPLPQRDESKLLVYKDQSITEDTYYNLEKYIPGNSLLIFNNTKVVEARLLFQKSTGSIIEIFCLEPADIYADITTAMLQKGKVLWKCLIGGAKKWKDEPVIKIIKNDLKEFKFTAKKIEKFTDYFLIAFSWDDDSLSFAEVLHAAGSVPLPPYLNRTAEETDKERYQTIYAKYNGSVAAPTAGLHFTERLFQKLDQKNIQRDFVTLHVGAGTFKPVKAAIMEEHEMHTEFIDVRAALIENILQHIDKTVIAVGTTSLRTIESLYWLGVKTILNPTIYLESLQVYQWDAYDVDAENISAKDALQALLQWMKQHNLSSLITKTQIIIAPGYALKIAKALITNFHQPQSTLLLLVAAIIGDDWRRVYNYALENNFRFLSYGDGCLLYPVAV is encoded by the coding sequence GTGCATCCTAAAAGATTATTCATAAAAGATTTTTTATACAAGCTTCCGGAAGAAAGAATTGCTAAATATCCTTTACCACAAAGAGATGAAAGCAAGTTGCTGGTATATAAAGATCAATCAATAACAGAAGACACTTACTACAATCTTGAAAAATATATTCCCGGAAACTCTTTACTTATTTTCAATAATACTAAAGTTGTAGAAGCAAGATTATTGTTTCAAAAATCAACCGGCAGTATTATAGAAATATTTTGTTTGGAACCTGCCGATATATATGCAGACATCACAACTGCTATGCTGCAAAAAGGTAAAGTACTATGGAAATGTTTGATAGGTGGTGCAAAAAAATGGAAGGACGAGCCGGTGATTAAAATAATCAAAAATGATTTGAAAGAATTTAAGTTTACTGCAAAGAAGATCGAAAAATTTACAGACTATTTTTTAATAGCGTTCAGTTGGGATGACGATTCATTATCTTTTGCAGAAGTATTACATGCAGCGGGTTCTGTACCATTGCCACCCTATTTAAATCGAACTGCAGAAGAAACTGACAAAGAAAGATATCAAACCATTTATGCAAAATATAATGGTTCTGTTGCAGCACCTACTGCAGGCTTGCATTTTACAGAAAGATTGTTTCAAAAGCTTGATCAAAAAAATATCCAAAGAGATTTTGTTACACTCCATGTTGGTGCCGGTACATTCAAACCTGTAAAAGCAGCAATAATGGAAGAACATGAAATGCATACAGAGTTTATTGATGTGCGTGCAGCATTGATTGAAAATATACTCCAGCATATTGATAAAACAGTTATAGCTGTAGGCACTACTTCTTTACGCACCATAGAAAGTTTGTACTGGCTTGGTGTAAAAACAATTTTAAACCCAACTATATATTTAGAAAGTTTGCAGGTTTATCAATGGGATGCTTATGACGTAGATGCTGAAAATATTTCTGCCAAAGATGCGTTGCAAGCTTTATTACAATGGATGAAACAACACAATTTATCAAGCCTGATAACGAAAACGCAGATCATCATTGCACCGGGTTACGCATTAAAAATTGCAAAAGCATTGATCACGAATTTTCATCAGCCGCAATCTACTCTGCTGCTATTGGTAGCTGCAATAATTGGTGATGACTGGAGAAGGGTTTACAATTATGCCCTGGAAAATAATTTTCGCTTTTTGAGTTATGGAGATGGTTGCTTGCTGTATCCAGTAGCAGTTTGA
- a CDS encoding MATE family efflux transporter, with product MSEQTYTAKNIFSFIKRALTGSEHMDYTTGSIRTAVFMLAIPMILEMSMESVFALVDLFFVGHLHNSQHTLQTVSLTESVLSIIYALAIGISMAATAVVARRIGEKNPEAAATAGVQAIWLSLALTAVISIAGFIYAEDILRIMGAEGETIAIGVTYTRIMMGGSLVIMLLFLINGIFRGAGDASMAMRSLMIANICNIILCPLLINGLGPIPAFGLNGAAMATTIGRGIGVSYQLYHLFKGEGTIKIHRKNIHLEFPVIKSLVSIASPGTFQFIIGSCSWILLARLVAETGHSTASAGYQTAIRVVIFFILPAWGLSNAAATLVGQNLGAKQPERAQESVMKTAKYSAVFMGIVSLIFLIGAEPILSIFSNDKAVQDIAAMALRIITTGYIFYGVGMVMISSFNGAGDTWTPTWINLFGFWLFQIPLAYLLADYFNMGPTGVFIAIPVAETLMAIAAYIFFKRGKWKTVSV from the coding sequence ATGTCGGAGCAAACATATACAGCAAAGAATATTTTTTCTTTCATAAAAAGGGCACTCACGGGGAGTGAGCATATGGATTATACAACGGGCAGTATACGGACTGCAGTGTTTATGCTTGCCATACCAATGATCCTTGAAATGAGCATGGAGAGTGTGTTTGCGTTGGTAGATCTTTTTTTCGTGGGGCATTTGCACAACAGTCAGCACACCTTGCAAACAGTAAGCTTAACGGAGAGTGTGCTCTCGATCATTTATGCATTGGCAATCGGTATAAGCATGGCAGCAACAGCAGTTGTAGCAAGACGCATTGGTGAAAAAAACCCGGAAGCTGCCGCAACAGCAGGTGTGCAGGCAATCTGGCTATCACTTGCATTAACGGCTGTGATAAGCATTGCAGGATTTATTTATGCGGAAGATATTTTACGCATTATGGGTGCTGAAGGCGAGACCATTGCAATTGGTGTTACCTATACACGCATCATGATGGGTGGAAGTTTGGTGATCATGTTATTGTTTTTGATCAATGGAATTTTCCGTGGCGCAGGTGATGCATCAATGGCAATGAGAAGTTTGATGATCGCAAATATTTGCAACATCATACTTTGCCCTTTACTCATCAACGGGCTTGGACCAATACCTGCATTCGGTTTAAATGGTGCAGCAATGGCAACAACAATTGGTCGTGGTATTGGTGTAAGTTACCAGTTGTATCACTTGTTCAAAGGTGAGGGAACAATCAAAATTCACCGGAAGAATATTCATCTTGAATTTCCTGTCATCAAATCTTTGGTAAGCATTGCATCGCCAGGAACATTCCAGTTCATCATTGGCTCCTGCAGTTGGATACTGCTTGCAAGGCTTGTGGCTGAAACCGGTCACAGTACTGCATCTGCGGGTTACCAGACTGCTATACGCGTAGTAATATTTTTTATATTACCTGCATGGGGCTTAAGCAACGCAGCAGCAACATTGGTGGGGCAGAATCTTGGTGCAAAGCAACCTGAACGTGCGCAAGAATCTGTAATGAAAACGGCAAAGTATAGTGCCGTATTTATGGGCATCGTGTCGCTGATATTTTTGATAGGTGCAGAACCCATCTTAAGTATTTTCTCAAATGATAAAGCAGTACAGGATATTGCAGCAATGGCATTACGCATCATAACAACGGGTTATATTTTTTATGGCGTTGGTATGGTCATGATCAGTTCATTCAACGGCGCCGGCGATACATGGACACCAACATGGATCAATCTTTTTGGGTTCTGGCTTTTTCAAATACCACTGGCGTATTTGCTGGCAGATTATTTCAACATGGGTCCAACAGGTGTATTCATCGCAATACCGGTAGCAGAAACGCTCATGGCAATTGCAGCGTACATCTTTTTTAAAAGAGGTAAATGGAAAACGGTGAGTGTGTAG